A section of the Bradyrhizobium oligotrophicum S58 genome encodes:
- a CDS encoding M20 family metallopeptidase, whose product MNSRGLQADRGEASLASAFAAIDRLSETAVEDLQRMVAVDTSFPPGAGYDSFADLMEQLAAALALECERVIVPEELWRAPGAMGQRTNLIVRRCSGRPVLGLYFHVDTVPAAPGWAGDPLQLMRDGDRLTGLGAADMKGSIAAALLALRAAHETGLSLAYDPMLLLCTDEEAGLYPGVRYLAEQGRLEGHILNFNGSAMPRIWAGCFGLFTLTVRVHGRAAHAGEQRSAGVNAIEAALPILNALAALKPLIAQRTSLLPPPPQAAGPLTASLDISAIHGGQCGGQIPSQVEILVCRRYAPEEDFAAARSEIETAIAQAAGGLDVDIILTGHLKPTADPGGPHWLRWQQALSAGFGYAPEEFARWGASGCSDFGWVQQATGVQEVLLTGLGKPDSRIHAPGESTTRADIVALAKSVLAYLSAEFSPELSPEAMTLKKDLA is encoded by the coding sequence ATGAATTCTCGGGGCCTACAGGCAGATCGCGGCGAGGCCAGTCTGGCCAGCGCCTTTGCTGCGATCGACCGGCTGTCGGAGACCGCGGTCGAGGATCTCCAGCGCATGGTGGCGGTCGACACCAGCTTTCCGCCCGGTGCCGGCTACGATTCGTTCGCCGATCTGATGGAGCAGCTCGCCGCAGCATTGGCCCTGGAGTGCGAGCGCGTGATCGTCCCGGAGGAGCTGTGGCGCGCGCCCGGCGCGATGGGACAGCGCACCAACCTGATCGTACGGCGCTGCTCCGGCAGGCCCGTGCTCGGGCTGTATTTCCATGTCGACACCGTGCCTGCAGCGCCCGGCTGGGCCGGCGATCCGCTGCAACTGATGCGTGACGGTGATCGCCTGACAGGCCTCGGCGCGGCCGACATGAAGGGCTCGATCGCGGCGGCGCTGCTGGCGCTGCGCGCCGCGCACGAGACGGGGCTCTCTCTCGCTTACGATCCGATGCTGCTGCTGTGCACGGATGAGGAAGCGGGGCTCTATCCCGGCGTGCGCTATCTGGCCGAGCAGGGCCGTCTCGAAGGGCACATCCTTAATTTCAACGGCAGCGCCATGCCGCGGATCTGGGCCGGCTGCTTCGGCCTGTTCACGCTGACGGTGCGTGTGCACGGCAGGGCGGCCCATGCCGGCGAGCAGCGAAGCGCCGGCGTCAATGCGATCGAGGCGGCGCTGCCGATCCTCAATGCGCTCGCCGCGCTGAAGCCGCTCATCGCGCAACGGACGTCGTTGCTGCCGCCACCGCCGCAGGCGGCCGGTCCGCTTACCGCGAGCCTCGATATCTCCGCTATCCACGGCGGCCAATGCGGCGGACAGATCCCGTCGCAGGTCGAGATTCTCGTGTGCCGCCGCTATGCGCCGGAGGAGGATTTTGCCGCCGCGCGCAGCGAGATCGAAACCGCGATCGCGCAGGCGGCCGGCGGCCTCGACGTCGACATCATCCTCACCGGGCACCTGAAGCCGACCGCGGATCCCGGCGGGCCGCATTGGCTGCGCTGGCAGCAGGCGCTGTCCGCCGGCTTCGGCTATGCGCCCGAGGAGTTCGCACGCTGGGGCGCTTCCGGCTGTTCCGATTTCGGCTGGGTGCAGCAGGCCACGGGCGTGCAGGAGGTGCTGCTCACCGGCCTCGGCAAGCCCGACAGCCGCATCCATGCGCCGGGCGAATCGACTACGCGCGCCGACATCGTCGCACTGGCGAAATCGGTGCTCGCATATCTTTCAGCCGAGTTCAGTCCTGAACTCTCTCCCGAAGCCATGACGCTCAAGAAGGACCTCGCCTGA
- a CDS encoding GntR family transcriptional regulator, giving the protein MKQAGVASKAADGAGAGPGGLPVPLYEHVKRQIAEAILIGDMPPGTVLPGEVALATQYGVAVGTIRRALADLTAGGMLMRRRKTGTVVTGRASRHGLSFFFQYFRLLGEDGSLLQSDAEALSVRTRAAEPAAAALFAVADAEPLLHLHRIRRVAGAPVLHSRISLVASRVPEFPREAKKVPALIYRHLLEAYGIRIAAVREKVTAEVASKEDRKLLGLPAPSAVLVIDEEAYDQTGALTILSQHRATTAHHYYSNEIR; this is encoded by the coding sequence ATGAAACAGGCAGGCGTGGCCAGCAAAGCGGCAGACGGGGCGGGCGCAGGTCCGGGCGGGTTGCCCGTGCCGCTCTACGAGCACGTCAAGCGGCAGATCGCGGAGGCCATCCTGATCGGCGACATGCCGCCGGGCACGGTGCTGCCCGGCGAGGTCGCGCTCGCCACCCAATACGGCGTCGCCGTCGGCACCATCCGCCGCGCACTGGCCGACCTCACCGCCGGCGGCATGCTGATGCGCCGGCGCAAGACCGGCACCGTCGTCACCGGCCGCGCGTCACGGCACGGCCTCAGCTTCTTCTTCCAGTATTTCCGCCTGCTCGGTGAGGATGGCAGCCTGCTGCAGTCGGATGCCGAGGCGCTGTCGGTCAGGACACGGGCCGCAGAACCGGCCGCGGCCGCGCTCTTCGCCGTCGCCGACGCCGAACCGCTGCTGCATCTTCATCGCATTCGCCGCGTCGCCGGCGCGCCGGTGCTGCATTCGCGCATCTCGCTGGTCGCGAGCCGCGTGCCTGAATTTCCACGCGAGGCCAAGAAGGTCCCTGCCCTGATCTATCGGCACCTGCTCGAAGCCTATGGCATCCGCATCGCGGCCGTGCGCGAGAAGGTCACCGCCGAGGTCGCGAGCAAGGAGGACCGCAAGCTGCTCGGCCTGCCCGCCCCGAGCGCCGTGCTGGTGATCGATGAGGAAGCCTACGACCAGACCGGCGCGCTTACGATCCTCAGCCAGCACCGCGCCACGACCGCGCATCATTACTACTCGAATGAGATCCGCTGA